The genomic region AACAAAATAGTAATTGTGAACCCTGGAGAATGCAGTTTATGCGAAACATGTACCGACGTTTGTCCTAATGGAGCTATTGAACTGGAAGACTGATCAAAATATATGGCTACAAAAAGGATAAATAAATTCATTACTTTTTTTAATAGAAATTTTTTTATTATATTTGGATAATATAACGATGATGCCAGTTAATTTTATTAA from Methanobacterium veterum harbors:
- a CDS encoding 4Fe-4S binding protein — protein: MANVKIDFGKCDGIDCGECADVCSMEILKLEGNKIVIVNPGECSLCETCTDVCPNGAIELED